A region from the Toxotes jaculatrix isolate fToxJac2 chromosome 2, fToxJac2.pri, whole genome shotgun sequence genome encodes:
- the LOC121195985 gene encoding fibulin-2-like, producing the protein MNFQKATLFLFWMILCMDICLSQKDCTGVDCPTLQNCFQTVLEKGACCPTCTQRGCTCEGYQFYDCIQAGFREGKVPEGESYFVDFGSTECSCPQGGGKISCHFIPCPEISPNCIEILQPADGCAQCGRIGCTHGSKKYEAGHSFQMDQCRVCHCPNDGGRLMCSPIPGCDLRSVNKPTWVTTIENNNPLRDISSRHDRQQTSPVEPFSKLAVGNTLPLYKQDPPNSGTEDYDYTLAEPTSSTIQDVAQPLESTTIPPAYPESSSTSLSSRDERRHELRETQKSPNPVRGSEDEVTYNIDPTITGAQSEKSTLVTTTATQRETIENRRPQQEFGERTIRHNSDRNKVVQDTIKDTAYTVHDSKAGRHFGHHKHNQGGRTANRGGSHSVYHKGQEKISVEPRQTLVKEEQGSYPTVQFSPTNRAPVRMREDGQQLQRQSQTRYSYQSQDAERDTEVSAKELVKTCCETGEKWASANGHCNDMEPPTKDRHSICWTAQQQCCLGSLRERRCLSGINAARAGSVCEEDANDKCGIDSYKECCDCCSLGLQLRNEGHPCEAHQYLGYHCRHVFLNCCKGEEAMAGNQDSWHTVRERPALDSSPPPKKVSDSPYPNEAFSIGEERDGENAVEGPVEVEDVDECQIDEGNICHHKCINTPGSYRCECFPGYVLQEDAITCTQETVDEDNKLKENDRAALLFPSQPPVPVNPCEGNSPCEQQCTPVGGRPQCSCYPGFSLRADGRSCEDINECLSSHACQLNERCVNTAGSYNCQRLITCPPGYQINNDICEDINECVQRRHNCGVGFECVNTEGSFRCNPKPLCPVGFTQDAQGNCIDIDECGALAQPCSPGFNCLNTAGSFMCQRKIICSRGYHASPDGSRCVDVDECQSSLHRCGEGQLCHNLPGSYRCECQTGYQYDSFRRMCVDINECWRYPSRLCAQTCENTPGSYECSCTSGFRLSSDGKNCEDVNECLASPCSQECANIYGSYQCYCRQGYYLREDGHTCEDIDECSQSIGHLCTYKCVNVPGSYQCACPEYGYTMSPNGRSCRDIDECATGAHNCSLAETCYNIQGGYRCLSLSCPPNYRKVSDTRCERISCPNYLECQNSPLRITYYYLSFQSNIVIPAQIFRIGPSPAYSGDNVIVSITQGNEENYFSTRKLNAYTGAVYLHRQVEGPRDFLINIEMKLWRQGTFTTFQARIYVFITASPL; encoded by the exons atgaACTTTCAGAAAgcaacattgtttttattttggatgattCTGTGCATGGACATCTGTCTGAGCCAGAAAGACTGCACAGGTGTGGACTGTCCTACTCTGCAGAACTGTTTTCAAACAGTGTTAGAGAAGGGTGCCTGCTGTCCCACCTGTACACAGAGGGGCTGCACCTGTGAGGGTTACCAGTTCTACGACTGCATCCAAGCAGGCTTCCGGGAAGGGAAAGTCCCAGAAGGGGAATCTTACTTTGTGGATTTCGGAAGCACTGAATGCTCCTGTCCCCAGGGAGGAGGGAAGATAAGCTGTCATTTTATTCCATGCCCTGAAATTTCCCCCAACTGCATTGAAATTTTACAACCTGCAGATGGGTGCGCGCAATGTGGGCGAATTGGCTGTACCCATGGCAGTAAAAAATATGAGGCAGGTCACTCCTTTCAGATGGACCAGTGCAGGGTTTGCCACTGTCCTAATGACGGTGGAAGGTTAATGTGTTCACCGATCCCAGGCTGTGACCTTCGTAGTGTTAATAAGCCCACGTGGGTAACAACCATTGAAAACAACAACCCTTTGAGAGACATTAGCAGCCGTCATGACCGCCAACAAACCAGTCCTGTAGAACCATTTTCCAAGCTGGCAGTGGGAAACACTCTACCTCTGTATAAGCAGGACCCACCCAATTCTGGCACAGAGGATTATGACTATACACTGGCAGAGCCTACGTCTTCCACAATCCAAGATGTGGCCCAACCACTGGAATCTACTACAATACCACCAGCTTACCCAGAGTCAAGCTCCACTTCCCTCAGCTCCCGTGATGAAAGGAGACATGAgctgagagaaacacaaaaaagccCAAATCCAGTGAGGGGCAGTGAGGATGAGGTCACATATAACATCGATCCAACCATTACAGGGGCCCAGAGCGAAAAATCAACACTGGTAACAACTAcagccacacagagagaaaccatAGAGAACCGCAGGCCGCAGCAGGAATTTGGAGAAAGAACCATTAGACATaacagtgacagaaacaaagtGGTGCAGGATACTATAAAAGATACAGCCTACACTGTCCATGACAGCAAGGCAGGTAGGCACTTTGGTCACCACAAACATAATCAGGGCGGTCGCACCGCGAATCGTGGCGGCTCCCATTCTGTCTATCATAAGGGGCAAGAAAAAATCTCAGTGGAACCCAGGCAGACACTCGTTAAAGAAGAGCAGGGCTCCTACCCCACAGTCCAGTTCAGTCCCACCAACAGAGCCCCAGTCAGGATGAGAGAGGATGGTCAGCAGCTCCAAAGGCAGTCCCAGACTCGCTACAGCTACCAATCTCAGGATGCGGAGAGAGACACTGAAG TGTCTGCCAAGGAGCTGGTAAAGACCTGTTGTGAGACAGGGGAGAAATGGGCTTCAGCTAATGGTCACTGCAATGACATGGAGCCACCCACAAAAGATAGACACTCCATCTGCTG GACTGCCCAACAACAGTGCTGCCTTGGTTCACTGAGAGAAAGACGGTGTTTGTCTGGAATTAATGCAGCCAgagcaggaagtgtgtgtgaagaggaTGCCAACGACAAATGTGGGATCGATTCCTACAAG GAATGCTGTGACTGCTGTTCACTAGGGCTGCAGCTTCGCAATGAGGGGCATCCCTGTGAAGCCCACCAGTACCTGGGCTACCACTGCAGACACGTCTTTCTGAACTGCTGTAAGGGGGAGGAAGCGATGGCTGGTAATCAAGACAGCTGGCACACTGTCAGAGAGAGGCCCGCCCTTGATTCCAGCCCACCACCAAAAAAAG TATCTGACAGCCCGTACCCTAATGAGGCCTTCTCCATTGGTGAAGAGAGGGATGGGGAGAATGCAGTGGAGGGTCCTGTTGAGGTGGAGGACGTGGATGAGTGCCAGATAGATGAGGGCAACATCTGCCATCACAAATGTATAAACACGCCAGGCTCTTACCGGTGTGAGTGCTTCCCTGGATACGTGCTGCAAGAGGACGCTATCACTTGTACACAAG AGACAGTGGACGAGGACAACAAACTGAAGGAGAATGACAGAGCAGCACTTCTGTTTCCCTCCCAGCCCCCTGTCCCAGTCAACCCCTGTGAAG GAAACAGCCCCTGTGAGCAACAGTGCACCCCGGTGGGCGGAAGGCCACAGTGCTCCTGCTATCCAGGATTCTCTCTCAGAGCTGATGGACGCTCATGTGAAG ACATAAATGAGTGTTTGTCCTCGCATGCCTGCCAGTTGAATGAGCGCTGTGTGAATACTGCAGGGAGTTATAACTGTCAGAGACTGATCACCTGTCCCCCAGGATACCAGATCAACAACGACATTTGTGAAG ATATCAATGAGTGTGTGCAGAGAAGGCATAACTGTGGGGTTGGCTTTGAGTGTGTGAACACCGAGGGCTCGTTCAGGTGCAACCCCAAACCTCTCTGTCCTGTCGGCTTTACCCAGGATGCACAGGGCAACTGTATTG ACATTGATGAGTGTGGTGCTTTGGCCCAGCCATGTAGCCCAGGATTTAACTGCCTCAACACAGCAGGATCCTTCATGTGCCAGAGGAAGATAATATGTAGCCGTGGCTATCATGCCAGTCCTGATGGATCCAGATGTGTTG ATGTGGATGAGTGTCAGAGCAGCCTGCATCGATGTGGAGAGGGCCAGCTGTGCCACAATCTGCCTGGTTCCTATCGTTGTGAATGTCAGACAGGCTATCAGTATGACTCATTCAGGAGGATGTGTGTAG ATATAAACGAATGTTGGCGCTACCCAAGCCGTCTGTGTGCTCAGACCTGTGAGAACACCCCAGGCTCCTATGAATGTTCATGCACCTCTGGTTTCCGCTTATCCAGCGATGGCAAGAactgtgaag ATGTGAATGAGTGTTTGGCCAGCCCATGCAGTCAGGAGTGTGCCAACATCTATGGTTCCTACCAGTGCTACTGCAGACAGGGCTACTACCTCAGGGAGGATGGGCACACCTGTGAAG ACATCGATGAGTGTTCCCAGAGCATTGGCCACCTCTGCACCTATAAGTGTGTGAACGTTCCTGGCAGTTACCAGTGTGCTTGTCCTGAATATGGCTACACCATGTCTCCAAATGGACGCTCTTGCCGAG ATATCGATGAGTGTGCCACAGGGGCCCATAACTGCTCTCTAGCTGAGACGTGCTATAACATCCAAGGAGGATACCGCTGCCTTTCCCTCAGCTGTCCACCGAACTACCGCAAAGTGTCTGACAC GCGCTGTGAGCGGATCAGTTGTCCCAACTACCTTGAGTGTCAGAACTCTCCTCTGAGAATCACCTACTACTACCTCAGCTTCCAGTCCAACATCGTCATCCCTGCTCAGATCTTCCGCATCGGACCCTCCCCTGCCTACTCCGGAGATAACGTTATTGTCAGCATCACACAGGGAAATGAGGAAAACTACTTCAGCACCAGGAAGCTGAATGCCTACACCGGTGCTGTGTACTTGCACCGGCAGGTTGAGGGTCCGAGGGATTTCCTCATTAACATAGAGATGAAGCTTTGGAGACAGGGGACGTTTACCACTTTCCAGGCCAGGATCTACGTCTTCATCACTGCCAGCCCACTCTAA